A region of Litorilinea aerophila DNA encodes the following proteins:
- a CDS encoding carbohydrate ABC transporter permease translates to MAPLLTNRRQEFRLTLLFVYLLLTLGALVMILPFVWMVLTSVKVDAEIFGITPRWIPSQFDWANYADAYHAIDMGRLFRNTTFVTVADVAGQILLGAMAGYVFARLEFPGRHALFFALLITMMVPFEVLVLPIFLLIRRFPLAGGNDLFGQGGIGLLNSYPGLIFPGLISVYGVFIFRQFFQSFPREIEDAALIDGCSHAGFFWRILVPNSKPVIGTMGLFSFLWTWNDFLWPLVVVKEDQMKTLQLGLAAFNQEFGTQWAELMAASVMVTVPVIALFLYAQRFLVRGLATTGLKG, encoded by the coding sequence ATGGCCCCATTGCTGACAAACAGACGGCAGGAATTCCGCTTAACGTTGCTGTTCGTCTATTTGCTGTTGACTCTTGGCGCACTTGTCATGATTCTGCCATTCGTCTGGATGGTGTTGACTTCGGTCAAAGTGGATGCGGAAATTTTCGGCATCACCCCACGCTGGATCCCAAGCCAGTTCGACTGGGCAAACTACGCCGATGCTTATCATGCCATCGATATGGGCCGTCTTTTTCGGAATACAACCTTCGTGACTGTTGCCGACGTGGCTGGCCAGATCCTTCTGGGCGCGATGGCCGGCTATGTTTTTGCCCGGCTGGAATTTCCCGGCCGTCATGCGCTGTTTTTTGCCCTCCTTATCACCATGATGGTTCCCTTTGAAGTTCTGGTGCTGCCTATCTTCTTGCTGATCCGTCGCTTTCCCCTGGCCGGTGGCAACGATCTGTTTGGGCAAGGGGGGATCGGCCTGCTCAACAGCTATCCCGGGCTGATTTTCCCCGGACTGATTTCAGTATACGGGGTATTCATTTTCAGGCAGTTTTTCCAGAGCTTCCCGCGCGAAATTGAAGATGCTGCCCTCATCGACGGCTGTTCCCACGCCGGCTTCTTCTGGCGCATCCTGGTACCCAATTCCAAGCCGGTGATTGGAACCATGGGGCTCTTTTCGTTTCTTTGGACATGGAACGATTTCTTGTGGCCCCTGGTGGTGGTGAAGGAAGATCAGATGAAGACCCTTCAACTAGGCCTTGCTGCCTTCAATCAGGAGTTTGGCACCCAATGGGCTGAACTCATGGCCGCGTCGGTCATGGTCACCGTCCCGGTCATTGCCCTTTTCCTCTACGCCCAGCGCTTCCTGGTGCGCGGTTTGGCCACTACCGGCCTGAAGGGCTGA
- a CDS encoding carbohydrate ABC transporter permease — translation MSTIMSDSPTAVRPQPGWQRRVERWIGSEWFTAYTFLLVPMLIFIAIKFYPVLYNIVLSFTNYDLFSPMKFTGLANYRWVFTTEVTLKAIRNTILFTVGSVPLGTALALVVAVLLDQPIRGRIIFRTIYYLPVVTSVVVSSLIWKWIFNPQVGLLNYFLGLVGIPPQQWLYDPKLALPSLIIVTLWAALGANMVIFLAGLQDIPTELYEAARIDGAKNWQIFAFITVPLLRPIILFVVVTYSIGIFRSFGLIFILTQGGPLLTTNTLVWEVYMNAFGYLRLGRAGAISMVLLATILLITILNFRLLREEN, via the coding sequence ATGTCGACGATAATGAGTGATTCTCCCACAGCTGTACGTCCCCAGCCCGGATGGCAACGGCGGGTGGAGCGCTGGATAGGGAGTGAATGGTTTACTGCCTATACCTTTTTGCTAGTGCCCATGCTGATCTTCATCGCCATCAAGTTCTATCCGGTCCTGTACAATATTGTCCTCAGCTTCACCAACTACGACCTGTTTTCGCCCATGAAGTTTACCGGCCTGGCCAACTACCGATGGGTCTTTACCACTGAGGTCACCCTGAAGGCCATTCGTAATACCATTCTCTTTACGGTCGGGAGTGTCCCTCTGGGCACGGCATTGGCCCTGGTCGTCGCAGTGCTCCTGGATCAACCTATTCGCGGGCGTATCATCTTCCGGACTATTTACTACCTGCCTGTGGTGACCTCGGTGGTGGTTTCGTCATTGATTTGGAAATGGATTTTTAATCCTCAGGTAGGCCTACTTAACTACTTCCTGGGGCTGGTGGGGATCCCTCCCCAGCAGTGGCTCTATGATCCGAAATTGGCATTGCCTTCACTGATTATCGTCACGCTATGGGCGGCTCTGGGTGCCAATATGGTGATTTTCCTGGCCGGTCTTCAGGACATCCCCACCGAACTTTATGAAGCTGCACGCATCGATGGAGCTAAGAATTGGCAGATATTCGCATTTATTACTGTACCGCTTCTACGCCCCATCATCCTCTTTGTCGTGGTGACTTACTCGATCGGTATTTTCCGTAGTTTTGGGCTGATTTTTATCTTGACCCAGGGTGGGCCTCTCCTGACGACAAACACCTTGGTTTGGGAAGTCTATATGAACGCTTTTGGATATCTGCGCCTGGGCAGGGCAGGTGCAATTTCCATGGTTCTGTTGGCGACAATTTTGTTGATTACGATTTTGAATTTCCGCCTCTTGCGCGAGGAGAACTAA
- a CDS encoding extracellular solute-binding protein: protein MPAKLDRRNFLRLSGTLSLGTLLVACAPAPAPTTEGAQGEPSATGETVELSLMMVDYAEPTKAVLEDEIIPAFTREKNVTVNVNYTDWGRYNEQMTTAFASGVTPDVFQGGAVWAPQMAKRGWALPLDDYIALAGDEWNWDDFFPALQDDVTIDGSIVAVPYRIDIRSFWYRQDHMEEAGIAAPPTNWEELREFANALTIRENGKITREGYHFSGPGGWQNDLQAYMQFMEMAGGQFLSDDLTHCTLDEPPAIEALEYVYTLVVEDQVQPYPGFEAQGDLAPIAVGMASSTYDSSFLERDVNLYAPDQLEHLVVTLPLRHKVQACHVWVNKFFISSLTKTPDMAWAFFQHLTSAPMLEKYCASAGVTPPRRSLADAEFMTDRMKVLLTATEYAVPYPKHWRLIELFRPLATNLEKCLRGELSPEETMVATCAEIDAILAEDA from the coding sequence ATGCCAGCCAAATTGGATCGACGAAATTTTCTGCGTCTGAGCGGGACGCTCTCCCTTGGGACCCTGTTGGTTGCTTGTGCACCTGCACCTGCTCCGACCACTGAAGGCGCACAGGGAGAACCGTCTGCAACGGGAGAAACGGTTGAACTGAGCCTGATGATGGTCGATTATGCAGAGCCAACCAAAGCTGTCCTGGAAGATGAGATCATTCCAGCCTTCACCAGGGAGAAAAATGTCACGGTCAATGTCAATTACACAGATTGGGGACGTTATAATGAACAGATGACTACAGCCTTTGCCAGCGGTGTCACTCCGGATGTTTTCCAGGGAGGGGCAGTTTGGGCGCCGCAAATGGCCAAACGGGGATGGGCGCTGCCGTTGGACGATTACATTGCCCTGGCCGGCGATGAGTGGAACTGGGATGATTTCTTCCCGGCATTGCAGGACGATGTCACCATAGACGGTAGTATTGTGGCGGTTCCGTACCGGATTGACATCCGTTCCTTCTGGTACCGTCAGGACCATATGGAGGAGGCCGGGATCGCGGCACCGCCGACCAACTGGGAGGAGTTGCGGGAGTTTGCCAATGCGTTAACCATCCGGGAGAACGGGAAAATTACCCGGGAAGGATACCATTTTTCTGGCCCCGGCGGTTGGCAGAACGACTTGCAGGCTTATATGCAGTTCATGGAGATGGCTGGTGGGCAGTTTTTAAGCGATGATCTCACCCATTGTACTCTGGATGAGCCTCCGGCCATCGAAGCACTGGAATATGTGTATACCCTGGTCGTCGAAGATCAGGTGCAGCCCTATCCCGGCTTTGAAGCCCAGGGCGATCTGGCGCCGATTGCGGTAGGGATGGCCTCTTCGACTTACGATTCTTCCTTCCTGGAACGAGATGTCAATCTCTACGCCCCCGACCAGTTAGAGCATCTGGTGGTGACTTTGCCCTTACGCCACAAAGTACAGGCTTGCCACGTGTGGGTAAATAAATTCTTCATCTCGAGCCTGACCAAAACACCCGACATGGCATGGGCGTTTTTCCAGCATCTGACCAGCGCACCTATGTTGGAGAAATATTGTGCCAGTGCAGGAGTCACACCGCCCCGTCGTTCCCTGGCAGATGCGGAATTCATGACCGATCGGATGAAGGTATTATTGACTGCCACCGAGTACGCGGTGCCGTATCCCAAACATTGGCGGCTCATTGAGTTATTCCGGCCTTTGGCGACCAACCTGGAAAAGTGCCTGCGGGGTGAGCTTTCGCCTGAGGAGACGATGGTCGCCACTTGTGCGGAGATCGACGCCATCCTGGCCGAAGATGCATAG
- a CDS encoding response regulator — protein sequence MSHNERHQPAPAEPGPPPEFVEQVKQALDHLYDIDFLERHPLTFTTGAGEESPPALRGQRLRWELSAAIEALNPGAHVPFAAPPARIYNLLSLRYVERRSVLQAAQELNLSERQAHRDLRQGEERVAAQLWARRPELSRQEPRALQLSSFEAEMARFEPHPRPTDLGQLLRHARQVVAPLAAQRGIDLQIHLSTQQAVVSLDPAIAEQVLVNTLSHAIQQAAGGYLTVRLHDRSDTVRISLEFAVSSASQPRTALDLVTLQIADRLGWQLSQETPEPELRTICLQIPTRGPTVLVIDDNEGLVSLLERYLTDQACRVVAATNGQEGLQLLENLVPDAIILDIMMPEMHGWEFLQRVRARPALARVPVIICSVIHNPQLAYSLGASFFLPKPVRRRDILEALQQVGVM from the coding sequence ATGTCCCATAACGAACGCCACCAACCTGCACCAGCGGAACCCGGTCCACCACCCGAGTTCGTCGAGCAGGTGAAGCAGGCCCTGGATCACCTGTACGATATCGACTTCCTGGAACGCCATCCCCTGACCTTTACTACAGGGGCCGGCGAGGAGTCGCCGCCCGCGCTGCGAGGACAGCGGCTGCGGTGGGAGCTTTCTGCTGCCATCGAAGCCCTGAACCCCGGCGCGCATGTCCCCTTCGCCGCGCCACCGGCCCGCATCTACAACCTGCTCAGCCTTCGCTATGTGGAACGCCGCAGCGTGCTCCAGGCCGCCCAGGAGCTCAACCTCTCCGAACGCCAGGCCCACCGGGATCTGCGCCAGGGAGAAGAGCGGGTGGCCGCGCAACTGTGGGCACGCCGCCCAGAGCTGTCGCGCCAGGAACCCCGCGCCCTTCAGCTCTCGTCTTTCGAGGCAGAGATGGCCCGCTTTGAGCCCCACCCCCGCCCCACGGACCTGGGGCAACTCCTGCGCCATGCCCGGCAGGTGGTCGCTCCCCTGGCCGCCCAGCGTGGCATCGACCTCCAAATCCACCTTTCCACCCAGCAGGCCGTGGTTTCCCTGGACCCGGCCATCGCCGAACAGGTGTTGGTCAACACCCTCAGCCATGCCATCCAACAGGCCGCAGGCGGTTACCTCACTGTCCGTTTGCATGACCGGTCGGATACGGTCCGGATCTCCCTGGAATTTGCCGTCTCGTCTGCCAGCCAGCCCCGTACCGCCCTCGATCTGGTCACTCTGCAAATCGCCGACCGACTGGGCTGGCAGCTGAGCCAGGAAACACCTGAACCCGAGCTGCGGACCATCTGCCTGCAAATCCCCACCCGGGGCCCCACCGTCCTGGTCATCGACGACAACGAGGGGCTGGTCAGCCTGCTGGAACGGTATCTCACCGACCAGGCGTGCCGGGTGGTGGCCGCCACCAATGGCCAGGAGGGCCTCCAACTCCTGGAAAACCTGGTGCCCGACGCTATCATCCTGGACATCATGATGCCCGAAATGCACGGCTGGGAATTCCTGCAGCGGGTCCGGGCCAGGCCAGCCCTGGCCCGGGTGCCCGTCATCATCTGCTCAGTCATCCACAACCCCCAGCTGGCCTACTCCCTGGGCGCCTCCTTCTTCCTGCCCAAACCCGTCCGCCGCCGGGACATCTTGGAGGCCTTACAGCAGGTGGGGGTGATGTGA